CCGCCCAGGCCGCTGGGGTCCAGGTCACCCCAACCAGCATCAGCAGGCTGATAAGCCATGCGCTCAAGCGCTGAAATCCCAACCGAATCGCCAAGGAGAACCCCAGGTGCTGAAAGGACTTTGGCACAGCCGTATGATCCCCTGAACCGTTCGGCGGGAATGATCTCCAGCAACGACTTTCGCACCGGCACCACGATTGAGCTCGACGGTGCCGTTTGGCGCGTGGTCGAGTTCCTGCACGTGAAGCCTGGCAAAGGTTCGGCCTTCGTTCGCACCAAGCTCAAGGCTGTCCAGACCGGCAGCGTTGTTGACAAAACCTTTCGCGCCGGAGAGATGGTGCCTCAGGCTTTGTTGGAGAAAACCACCCTCCAGCACACCTACATGGAAGGTGAGGACTATGTCTTTATGGACATGTCGAGCTATGAGGAGACCCGGCTCACCGCTCAGCAGATTGGTGACAGCCGCAAATACCTCAAGGAGGGGATGGAAGTGAGTGTGGTCTCGTGGAACGAGAAGCCCCTTGAAGTTGAATTGCCCAACTCCGTTGTGCTGGAGATCACCCAGACCGACCCTGGCGTGAAAGGTGACACTGCCACTGGTGGAACCAAGCCTGCGATCCTCGAAACCGGTGCTCAGGTGATGGTTCCTCTGTTCCTTTCGATTGGCGAGAAGATCAAGGTGGATACCCGCAACGATTCCTACCTGGGTCGGGAGAGCAGCTGATCATGCAACTCGATCACGATCAGCTGCACAAGCTTTTGGATGTCCTGGGTGATAGTGATATCCAGGAGTTCCGCCTTGAAGGCGACGACTTTCGCCTGGAGGTTCGTCGCAACCTGCCGGTCACAGCGGTGGCTGCCCCGGTGGCCCCTGTTGTCCAGGCTGTGCCCCCGGCCCCTGTCGCTGATGTCCCTGCCCAGGGGGAAACAGCTTCAGCAGCCCCACCGCCTGCGGCGGGTTCCCGTTCTGATCTGGTTGATGTCACGGCACCGATGGTCGGGACTTTCTACACCGCTCCTGCTCCGGGGGAAGCTCCCTTCGTGGAGATCGGTAATCGGATCAATGCCGGTCAGACGATCTGCATTCTTGAGGCGATGAAGCTCATGAACGAGCTGGAAGCGGAGGTTGCAGGCGAGGTGGTGGAAATCCTTGTGGATAACGGCACTCCGGTGGAATTCGGTCAGGTGCTGATGCGCGTCAAGCCCGGCTGAGCTCCCAGGCCGCCTGGATGGCGGCCAGCATGCTTGCTCCCCTTGCCACTCCTCGTCCGGCGATATCAAAGCCTGTGCCGTGGTCTGGAGAGGTTCGCAGAAAAGACAAGCCCAGAGTGGTGTTCACGGCCTGATCGAAGGCCAGCAACTTCACCGGAATCAGGCCCTGATCGTGATAAAGGGCCAGGATTCCATCAGGTCCGATCTGACCAGAATCGTTGCTCCAGGCCTTGGCCGCACTCAGCCAGCAGCTGTCTGGCGGTAAGGGGCCTTTCAGCTGAAAGCAGGGATGCTCGCTCGCCCACCGCTCCAGCAACGGCTTCAACCACAGCTGCTCCTCTTCTCCGAGTTGCCCCTGCTCTCCGGCATGCGGGTTGAGGCCGGCCACCAGCAATTGAGGAGCAGGATTGAAGCGCAGGCAGAACCCTGCCAGTTCATCGAGCTTGCGTTCAACCAGGTCTGCCGTGAGCACTGCTGGAACCTGACCAAGCGGGATGTGCGTGGTGGCCAGCAAAGTGTTCAACCTCCATCCGGTTGCCGGGGAGACAGCCGTGAACAGCATGGAGGCAGTTTTGCGTCCATCGAGTTCCGCCAGACGTTCGGTCTGACCGGGATAGTGATGTCCGGCTTGATGCCAGGCATGTTTCGCGATCGGTGCTGTCACCAGTGCCCGTGCTTGTTGTTGTTGGACCAGCTCCACAGCTCTGCTCAGCCATCGGAACCCGGCTTCTCCGCTTCTGACTCCTGCATCGCCGGGAAGCAGAGGCCCTCCAGGTACCGGTAGATCCTCAATCGTCAGTGCATCTGGATCCGCGATGGGGTCTGGCGTGTGCAATCTCAGATGGTCAGCGGTCTGTTGCAGGCTGGCCCTGCAGCCCACAAGCACGGGCATCGGCATGTCCGCTGGTCGCCTGGGATCAGCCAGGGCTTTCAGCGTGACTTCCATGCCGATTCCAGCAGGATCTCCGAGTGCGATCACAAGGCGCTGTTTAGCGTCATGGCATTCGATGGATGAGGTCATGCTGCGTTGGCTGGTGATCGGCCTGTTGCTCTACGGCCTGGGAACGGCTCTTCGCCAGGGCTGGCTGGAAGTTCAGTGGAGTCGCATGCTGCATGATGCAGGTCTGAACTTCATTGATCCTGATCAGCCCTTGAGGCTGGATCGGATTCCTCTGCTCAGTCCGGAGCGCACCGAGTCGGATCCTCCGTGAGTCTCTCCGCTTCCAGGCAGTGGGAGAGTCCGCTGCGGAAGTTGGGATGAATCAGGGTGTAGCCAAGTGTCTTGCAGAGAAGATCGTTGCTCACCCTGCGATTTTCGGCCCAGAAGCTACGGGCCATGGCACTCATGTCTGCCTCGGCATCCTCGTAATGGCGAGCTTCCGGCAGATCGCAGTCCAAAAGGTCTGCGGCATGACGCTGCATCACATGACTCGGAGCTGGCTCGTGATCACAGATGTTCACGACCGGAGGGTGCTGCCCTGCGGCAGAGCAGTGCATCATGTGCAGGCAGGCCGCGGCGATGTCGTCGACGTGCACCCTGCAGAACACCTGTCCTGGCTTGTGTATGGGTTTCAGGGTGCCAGCCTTCACTGCGGCCAGAGGTGAGCGACCCGGTCCGTAGATCCCCGGTAAGCGCAGAATCTGTACGGGGAGTCCGCTGTTCAGCCACTCTCGTTCGCAGATCAGACGTCTGCGGCTGCGATCCTGGCCTGGTCGCGGTGCATCCGTTTCACTGACCCAGGCCCCTCCTGTGTCGCCGTAGATGCCGGTGGTGGACAGATAGCCGGCCCAGCGAAGGGGCAGTCGACTGAGCTGAGACCCCAGTGTCCGCAAAACAGGGTCGGTCTGATCACGGCCTGGGGGAATGGTGCTCAGCAGATGGGTGACACCATGCAGCTCTGAGTCCGATGGCAGCACGTACTGGTCAGTGTCAAAGCGCAGAGCTCTGCTCTTGGGATCGGGGTTTCTGCGAGTGGTGAGCACCCTGATGTTCAGGGCTTCCGCCAGGGCCGCGACCCGACGTCCACTGAAGCCAGCTCCAAGGATGCACAGCGTGGATCCAGTGGGCAGCGATCGGCAACGGTTGACAAGCGATTCCGGCATGAGTACAAACGTATCAGTGGCAATGCAGCCGTGACCAGTTCCTGTCTTCCCCTGATGTCCTATCCGGCGTCCATGCTGCCTCGAAGCGCCGATAATCGCAGCATTGTGATCTCGACTGGCGAGAATGCTGCGTTGCGTCGCTTGGCTGCGACTTTGTTTGCCTCGGTCTTGGTGAGTGCGGCCTTTTTGCTGGCACCTGAGCAGCCTCAACAGCAGGCATCAATCTGTCAGCAGCA
Above is a window of Synechococcus sp. BIOS-E4-1 DNA encoding:
- the accB gene encoding acetyl-CoA carboxylase biotin carboxyl carrier protein, encoding MQLDHDQLHKLLDVLGDSDIQEFRLEGDDFRLEVRRNLPVTAVAAPVAPVVQAVPPAPVADVPAQGETASAAPPPAAGSRSDLVDVTAPMVGTFYTAPAPGEAPFVEIGNRINAGQTICILEAMKLMNELEAEVAGEVVEILVDNGTPVEFGQVLMRVKPG
- a CDS encoding SDR family oxidoreductase; the protein is MPESLVNRCRSLPTGSTLCILGAGFSGRRVAALAEALNIRVLTTRRNPDPKSRALRFDTDQYVLPSDSELHGVTHLLSTIPPGRDQTDPVLRTLGSQLSRLPLRWAGYLSTTGIYGDTGGAWVSETDAPRPGQDRSRRRLICEREWLNSGLPVQILRLPGIYGPGRSPLAAVKAGTLKPIHKPGQVFCRVHVDDIAAACLHMMHCSAAGQHPPVVNICDHEPAPSHVMQRHAADLLDCDLPEARHYEDAEADMSAMARSFWAENRRVSNDLLCKTLGYTLIHPNFRSGLSHCLEAERLTEDPTRCAPD
- the efp gene encoding elongation factor P, whose product is MISSNDFRTGTTIELDGAVWRVVEFLHVKPGKGSAFVRTKLKAVQTGSVVDKTFRAGEMVPQALLEKTTLQHTYMEGEDYVFMDMSSYEETRLTAQQIGDSRKYLKEGMEVSVVSWNEKPLEVELPNSVVLEITQTDPGVKGDTATGGTKPAILETGAQVMVPLFLSIGEKIKVDTRNDSYLGRESS
- the pdxA gene encoding 4-hydroxythreonine-4-phosphate dehydrogenase PdxA produces the protein MTSSIECHDAKQRLVIALGDPAGIGMEVTLKALADPRRPADMPMPVLVGCRASLQQTADHLRLHTPDPIADPDALTIEDLPVPGGPLLPGDAGVRSGEAGFRWLSRAVELVQQQQARALVTAPIAKHAWHQAGHHYPGQTERLAELDGRKTASMLFTAVSPATGWRLNTLLATTHIPLGQVPAVLTADLVERKLDELAGFCLRFNPAPQLLVAGLNPHAGEQGQLGEEEQLWLKPLLERWASEHPCFQLKGPLPPDSCWLSAAKAWSNDSGQIGPDGILALYHDQGLIPVKLLAFDQAVNTTLGLSFLRTSPDHGTGFDIAGRGVARGASMLAAIQAAWELSRA
- a CDS encoding 4-hydroxythreonine-4-phosphate dehydrogenase, with translation MDEVMLRWLVIGLLLYGLGTALRQGWLEVQWSRMLHDAGLNFIDPDQPLRLDRIPLLSPERTESDPP
- a CDS encoding serine protease inhibitor — translated: MTSSCLPLMSYPASMLPRSADNRSIVISTGENAALRRLAATLFASVLVSAAFLLAPEQPQQQASICQQHHSAEACRVW